Proteins encoded by one window of Lepeophtheirus salmonis chromosome 3, UVic_Lsal_1.4, whole genome shotgun sequence:
- the LOC121114102 gene encoding beta,beta-carotene 15,15'-dioxygenase: MAQEFNKNLFHNNKPCSEVHGKIRGQSLPGWIQGIFLYNSPAGVFDHKVQSVNHWMDGLSIISSFKIQNKGNQVIFNKNYLKSDAFIGAQNEGKSVKTELGTPRAMVQSTHQGSPSFQSYHGYRRRFGQNSSLMRYNPMGIDNMMGQDATDNCNCSFYQFGNLTMATNEMTAYERVIHPETVSTRDVIDMSRFVNIKTGRPLRDHNGDYYNLAASFITGNKYHFVKFPKASSEMNYGSESYPNDVKYVATIPSRFPNHIGYFHTFGMTDKYLIFCEQPMAFDVRKLKTIQAEGRTYKDCLDVMCGERNRFYIVEKKSGRCIEMNYLTDKDYYFFNFVNCYENGSHVIVDILAYDASNIFDNMWMDRLKSHDHCGSFSNNSKIMRFVLPLDYYEENIDLNHGRWMGATAIRHKEVITLRPQHLTHEKGMEYPKINPHFYFRKYEYTYVIGWIHGLDPKNYYANAVTKINVNTGMTMAWRSRNEYEHPSEVAFVPNPSGITEDDGVLISCVSNSRDLNQSYLIFINAANMSEISRVYFDEPIPFGTHTCYIQKFL, translated from the coding sequence ATGGCTCAGGAATTCAACAAAAACTTGTTTCACAACAACAAACCCTGCTCTGAAGTCCATGGAAAAATAAGAGGACAAAGTCTCCCAGGATGGATCCAAGGAATATTTCTTTACAATAGTCCAGCTGGGGTCTTTGATCACAAAGTTCAATCAGTGAATCATTGGATGGATGGCCTCTCCATCATTAGTTCCTTTAAGATCCAAAATAAGGGAAATcaagttatttttaacaaaaactatcTTAAATCTGATGCATTTATTGGGGCACAGAATGAAGGTAAGTCCGTTAAGACGGAGCTTGGTACTCCTAGAGCCATGGTTCAAAGTACTCATCAAGGCTCGCCATCCTTTCAATCATATCATGGATACCGTAGACGTTTTGGACAAAATTCTTCTTTAATGAGATATAACCCCATGGGTATCGATAATATGATGGGCCAGGATGCAACAGACAACTGTAATTGCTCCTTTTATCAATTCGGAAATTTAACTATGGCCACAAATGAAATGACTGCCTATGAGCGAGTCATTCATCCTGAGACAGTGAGTACAAGAGATGTCATAGATATGTCCCGCTTTGTCAATATCAAAACTGGTCGTCCACTTCGTGATCATAATGGCGACTACTATAATTTAGCAGCTTCATTCATCACAGGcaacaaatatcattttgttaAATTCCCAAAAGCATCATCAGAGATGAATTATGGGAGTGAGAGTTATCCTAATGATGTCAAATATGTTGCCACTATTCCTTCAAGATTCCCTAATCACATTGGTTATTTCCATACATTTGGTATGACGGacaaatatctcattttttgtgagcagcccATGGCTTTTGATGTTCGCAAATTAAAAACTATCCAGGCTGAAGGAAGAACCTACAAGGACTGCTTGGACGTTATGTGTGGTGAAAGGAATCGTTTCTACATTGTTGAAAAGAAATCTGGTCGATGCATTGAAATGAATTATCTTACAGATAAAGATTATTACTTCTTTAACTTTGTCAACTGCTATGAAAATGGATCACATGTGATTGTTGATATTTTAGCCTATGATGCatccaatatttttgataacatGTGGATGGACAGGCTTAAATCTCATGATCATTGTGGAAGTTTTTCCAATAACTCCAAAATAATGAGATTTGTTCTTCCTCTTGATTACTATGAGGAGAACATTGATCTCAACCATGGACGTTGGATGGGAGCAACAGCCATTCGCCATAAAGAAGTCATCACTCTTCGTCCACAGCATTTAACCCATGAAAAGGGTATGGAGTATCCTAAAATCAATCCTCATTTCTACTTTAGAAAGTATGAGTATACCTACGTTATTGGATGGATCCATGGGCTAGATCCTAAGAATTATTATGCCAATGCAGTAACCAAAATTAATGTCAACACTGGAATGACAATGGCATGGAGATCAAGGAATGAATATGAACATCCAAGCGAGGTTGCGTTCGTTCCTAATCCCTCAGGGATTACTGAGGACGATGGAGTCCTTATTTCTTGTGTTTCAAATTCTCGGgatttaaatcaaagttatttgATCTTCATCAATGCCGCCAATATGAGCGAAATTTCTAGAGTTTACTTCGATGAACCCATTCCATTTGGAACACACACTTgctatattcaaaagtttttgtaa